Proteins found in one Triticum aestivum cultivar Chinese Spring chromosome 4D, IWGSC CS RefSeq v2.1, whole genome shotgun sequence genomic segment:
- the LOC123100015 gene encoding probable membrane-associated kinase regulator 4 translates to MCPRAHGGAAMVRARASSAASAHSFAEEEYIDLDLSSCGEYQFRVCRSKPAAPCPCPDELVRRARQHKVAPRPGGKLLDADAGAAGGCGRRGTATVAPLQHSSHAPPHAGRRRKPGKAMQARLQASRAFLRSLFARTWCSDERCRGVRSGSRATHDRDKGVGVSGKSAFGQINKSYVSGSAAPTTLRSSIEREKLMEEEEHVRQRKSFSGVIKWRPTTAASSARRNSCGSAPALKRSSSCRSESEGLIQGAIAYCKRSQQQRVLLARKSVSDAALCSFRAPS, encoded by the coding sequence ATGTGCCCTAGAGCGCACGGCGGCGCTGCGATGGTGAGAGCGAGAGCGAGCAGTGCTGCTAGCGCGCACTCGTTTGCGGAGGAGGAGTACATCGACCTGGATCTCAGCTCCTGCGGGGAGTACCAGTTCCGGGTGTGCCGGAGCAAACCCGCGGCGCCCTGCCCGTGCCCGGACGAGCTGGTCCGGCGGGCCAGGCAGCACAAGGTGGCGCCGAGGCCGGGGGGCAAGCTGCTTGACGCGGACGCCGGCGCCGCAGGCGGCTGCGGCAGAAGGGGCACCGCCACGGTCGCGCCATTGCAGCACTCCTCGCATGCTCCACCGCACGCGGGCCGGCGCAGGAAGCCCGGCAAGGCCATGCAGGCGAGGCTGCAGGCGTCGCGGGCCTTCCTCCGGTCCCTGTTCGCCAGGACCTGGTGCTCCGACGAACGGTGCCGCGGCGTTCGGTCCGGGAGCAGGGCCACGCATGACAGGGACAAGGGCGTCGGCGTCAGCGGCAAGTCGGCGTTTGGGCAAATCAACAAGAGCTACGTGAGCGGCAGCGCGGCCCCGACGACGCTGAGGAGCAGCATTGAGCGGGAGAAGCTGATGGAAGAGGAGGAGCACGTCCGGCAACGCAAGTCCTTCTCCGGCGTGATCAAGTGGCGACCGACGACAGCGGCGTCGTCGGCGCGGAGGAACTCGTGCGGGAGCGCCCCGGCCCTGAAGAGGAGCAGCAGCTGCCGGTCGGAGTCGGAGGGGCTGATCCAGGGCGCCATCGCCTACTGCAAGCGGTCGCAGCAGCAGCGCGTGCTCCTCGCCAGGAAGAGCGTCAGCGACGCCGCCCTCTGCTCCTTCCGTGCCCCTTCCTAG